One window from the genome of Cricetulus griseus strain 17A/GY chromosome 2, alternate assembly CriGri-PICRH-1.0, whole genome shotgun sequence encodes:
- the Vwa1 gene encoding von Willebrand factor A domain-containing protein 1 isoform X1 encodes MLFWTAFSLALSLRLALARSGVEHSATASAPQGDLLFLLDSSASVSHYEFSRVREFVGQLVSTMPFGPGAVRASLVHVGSRPYTEFTFDQYSSGQAVHDAIHVASQRMGDTNTGLALLYAKEQLFAEVAGARLGVPKVLVWVTDGGSSDPVGPPMQELKDLGVTVFIVSTGRGNLLELSAAASAPAEKHLHFVDVDDLHIIAPELRDSITDAMQPQQLRALEVLSNGFRLSWPPLLTVDSGYYVLELVPSDKLVAKRRQQLPGNATSWIWTDLNPDTDYEVTLLPESNERLLSPQHVRVRTLQAEEAGPERIIISHSRPRSLRISWAPALGPDSTLGYHIQLGPLQGGSLRRVELPAGCNSTTIQGLTPGTAYLVTVTAAFRSGRERALSAKACTASGERTRDPQSVRPEARPPEP; translated from the exons ATGCTGTTCTGGACTGCGTTCAGCCTGGCTTTGAGTTTGCGGCTGGCACTGGCGCGGAGCGGCGTAGAGCACA GTGCCACAGCATCAGCCCCCCAGGGGGACCTATTGTTCCTGCTGGACAGCTCAGCCAGTGTGTCACACTATGAATTCTCAAGGGTTCGGGAATTTGTGGGGCAGCTGGTGTCTACAATGCCTTTTGGCCCTGGGGCTGTGCGTGCTAGCCTGGTGCATGTGGGCAGTCGGCCATACACGGAGTTTACTTTTGACCAATACAGTTCAGGCCAGGCTGTACACGATGCCATCCATGTTGCATCCCAACGTATGGGTGACACCAATACAGGCTTGGCACTGCTTTATGCCAAAGAGCAATTGTTTGCTGAAGTAGCAGGTGCCCGGTTAGGGGTTCCCAAGGTACTGGTGTGGGTGACAGATGGGGGCTCCAGTGACCCCGTGGGCCCCCCTATGCAGGAGCTCAAGGACCTGGGTGTTACTGTCTTCATTGTCAGCACTGGCCGAGGCAACCTGTTGGAGCTGTCGGcagctgcctcagctcctgctgaGAAGCACCTACACTTTGTGGATGTGGATGACCTTCATATCATTGCCCCAGAACTTCGAGACTCCATTACTG ATGCGATGCAGCCACAGCAGCTTCGTGCTTTGGAGGTTCTATCCAATGGCTTCCGCCTGTCCTGGCCGCCCCTGCTAACAGTGGACTCTGGTTACTACGTGCTGGAGCTGGTGCCCAGTGACAAGCTCGTAGCCAAAAGACGCCAGCAGCTGCCAGGGAATGCCACCAGCTGGATCTGGACCGACCTCAACCCGGACACAGATTATGAAGTAACGCTGCTGCCAGAGTCCAACGAGCGCCTCCTGAGTCCCCAGCACGTGCGAGTACGCACGCTGCAAG CAGAGGAGGCCGGGCCGGAACGCATCATCATCTCGCATAGCAGGCCGCGCAGCCTCCGCATAAGTTGGGCTCCTGCGCTTGGCCCGGACTCCACTCTCGGCTACCATATACAGCTCGGGCCTTTGCAGGGCGGCTCCCTGCGGCGCGTGGAGCTGCCCGCGGGCTGCAACAGCACCACCATCCAAGGCCTGACGCCTGGCACTGCTTACCTGGTGACTGTGACTGCCGCCTTCCGCTCTGGCCGCGAGAGGGCGCTATCGGCTAAGGCCTGTACGGCTTCGGGCGAGCGGACCCGGGACCCGCAGTCAGTGCGGCCGGAGGCCAGACCGCCAGAGCCGTGA
- the Vwa1 gene encoding von Willebrand factor A domain-containing protein 1 isoform X2, with protein MLFWTAFSLALSLRLALARSGVEHSATASAPQGDLLFLLDSSASVSHYEFSRVREFVGQLVSTMPFGPGAVRASLVHVGSRPYTEFTFDQYSSGQAVHDAIHVASQRMGDTNTGLALLYAKEQLFAEVAGARLGVPKVLVWVTDGGSSDPVGPPMQELKDLGVTVFIVSTGRGNLLELSAAASAPAEKHLHFVDVDDLHIIAPELRDSITDAMQPQQLRALEVLSNGFRLSWPPLLTVDSGYYVLELVPSDKLVAKRRQQLPGNATSWIWTDLNPDTDYEVTLLPESNERLLSPQHVRVRTLQEEAGPERIIISHSRPRSLRISWAPALGPDSTLGYHIQLGPLQGGSLRRVELPAGCNSTTIQGLTPGTAYLVTVTAAFRSGRERALSAKACTASGERTRDPQSVRPEARPPEP; from the exons ATGCTGTTCTGGACTGCGTTCAGCCTGGCTTTGAGTTTGCGGCTGGCACTGGCGCGGAGCGGCGTAGAGCACA GTGCCACAGCATCAGCCCCCCAGGGGGACCTATTGTTCCTGCTGGACAGCTCAGCCAGTGTGTCACACTATGAATTCTCAAGGGTTCGGGAATTTGTGGGGCAGCTGGTGTCTACAATGCCTTTTGGCCCTGGGGCTGTGCGTGCTAGCCTGGTGCATGTGGGCAGTCGGCCATACACGGAGTTTACTTTTGACCAATACAGTTCAGGCCAGGCTGTACACGATGCCATCCATGTTGCATCCCAACGTATGGGTGACACCAATACAGGCTTGGCACTGCTTTATGCCAAAGAGCAATTGTTTGCTGAAGTAGCAGGTGCCCGGTTAGGGGTTCCCAAGGTACTGGTGTGGGTGACAGATGGGGGCTCCAGTGACCCCGTGGGCCCCCCTATGCAGGAGCTCAAGGACCTGGGTGTTACTGTCTTCATTGTCAGCACTGGCCGAGGCAACCTGTTGGAGCTGTCGGcagctgcctcagctcctgctgaGAAGCACCTACACTTTGTGGATGTGGATGACCTTCATATCATTGCCCCAGAACTTCGAGACTCCATTACTG ATGCGATGCAGCCACAGCAGCTTCGTGCTTTGGAGGTTCTATCCAATGGCTTCCGCCTGTCCTGGCCGCCCCTGCTAACAGTGGACTCTGGTTACTACGTGCTGGAGCTGGTGCCCAGTGACAAGCTCGTAGCCAAAAGACGCCAGCAGCTGCCAGGGAATGCCACCAGCTGGATCTGGACCGACCTCAACCCGGACACAGATTATGAAGTAACGCTGCTGCCAGAGTCCAACGAGCGCCTCCTGAGTCCCCAGCACGTGCGAGTACGCACGCTGCAAG AGGAGGCCGGGCCGGAACGCATCATCATCTCGCATAGCAGGCCGCGCAGCCTCCGCATAAGTTGGGCTCCTGCGCTTGGCCCGGACTCCACTCTCGGCTACCATATACAGCTCGGGCCTTTGCAGGGCGGCTCCCTGCGGCGCGTGGAGCTGCCCGCGGGCTGCAACAGCACCACCATCCAAGGCCTGACGCCTGGCACTGCTTACCTGGTGACTGTGACTGCCGCCTTCCGCTCTGGCCGCGAGAGGGCGCTATCGGCTAAGGCCTGTACGGCTTCGGGCGAGCGGACCCGGGACCCGCAGTCAGTGCGGCCGGAGGCCAGACCGCCAGAGCCGTGA
- the LOC100772005 gene encoding ATPase family AAA domain-containing protein 3 isoform X1: MSWLFGINKGPKGEGTGPPLPLPPAQPGAEGGGDRGAGDRQSPKDKWSNFDPTGLERAAKAARELEHSRHAKEALSLAQMQEQTLQLEQQSKLKEYEAAVEQLKSEQIRVQAEERRKTLSEETRQHQARAQYQDKLARQRYEDQLKQQQLLNEENLRKQEESVQKQEAIRRATVEREMELRHKNEMLRVEAEARARAKADRENADIIREQIRLKAAEHRQTILESIRTAGTLFGEGFRAFVTDWDKVTATVAGLTLLAVGVYSAKNATAVAGRYIEARLGKPSLVRETSRISVLEALRHPIQVSRRLVSRPQDALEGVILSPSLEARVRDIAIATRNTKKNKSLYRNVLMYGPPGTGKTLFAKKLALHSGMDYAIMTGGDVAPMGREGVTAMHKVFDWASTSRRGLLLFVDEADAFLRKRATEKISEDLRATLNAFLHRTGQHSSKFMLVLASNQPEQFDWAINDRIDEMVCFALPQREERERLVRMYFDKYVLKPATEGKQRLKVAQFDYGKKCSEVAQLTEGMSGREIAQLAVAWQAMAYASENGVLTEAMMDARVEDAVQQHQQKMQWLKVERPNPEASEPPCP, from the exons ATGTCATGGCTCTTTGGCATTAACAAGGGCCCCAAGGGCGAAGGCACGGGGCCTCCGCTGCCCTTGCCGCCCGCGCAGCCTGGGGCGGAGGGTGGAGGCGACCGTGGTGCTGGAGACCGGCAATCGCCCAAGGACAAATGGAGCAACTTTGACCCGACAGGCCTGGAGCGTGCAGCCAAAGCGGCCCGCGAGTTGGAGCACTCGC GCCATGCCAAGGAGGCGCTGAGCCTTGCGCAGATGCAGGAGCAGACACTGCAGTTGGAACAACAGTCTAAACTCAAG GAATATGAAGCTGCTGTAGAGCAACTAAAGAGTGAACAAATCCGTGTGCAAGCTGAGGAAAGACGGAAAACCCTGAGTGAAGAGACCCGGCAGCACCAGGCT AGGGCCCAGTACCAAGATAAGCTAGCTCGACAGCGCTATGAGGACCAGCTGAAACAGCAG CAACTTCTAAATGAAGAGAATTTAAGGAAACAAGAGGAATCTGTGCAGAAGCAAGAGGCCATCCGTCGAG CCACTGTGGAGCGAGAGATGGAGCTGCGGCATAAGAATGAGATGTTACGGGTAGAAGCTGAGGCCCGAGCCCGGGCCAAGGCTGACAGAGAGAATGCAGACATCATCCGGGAACAGATTCGCCTCAAGGCTGCTGAGCACCGCCAGACCATCTTGGAGTCTATCAG GACAGCTGGCACCTTGTTTGGTGAAGGATTCCGTGCTTTTGTGACAGACTGGGACAAAGTGACAGCCACG GTGGCTGGATTGACCCTACTGGCTGTTGGAGTCTATTCTGCCAAGAATGCTACTGCTGTTGCTGGTCGGTATATTGAGGCCCGCTTGGGAAAGCCATCCCTGGTGAGGGAGACTTCCCGCATCTCCGTGCTGGAGGCACTGAGGCATCCCATCCAG GTCAGCAGGCGACTGGTCAGCCGACCCCAGGATGCACTGGAGGGTGTCATCCTCAGT CCTAGCCTGGAGGCACGGGTTCGAGATATTGCGATCGCAACAAGAAATACCAAGAAGAACAAAAGCCTGTATAGAAACGTCCTGATGTATGGACCACCAGGAACTGGGAAGACACTGTTTGCCAAG AAACTCGCACTGCATTCAGGCATGGACTACGCCATCATGACAGGCGGGGACGTGGCCCCCATGGGGCGGGAGGGTGTGACCGCCATGCACAAGGTCTTCGACTGGGCAAGCACCAGCCGACGAGG GCTCCTGCTCTTTGTGGATGAAGCAGATGCCTTCCTCAGGAAGCGAGCAACT GAAAAGATCAGTGAAGACCTCAGGGCTACTCTGAATGCATTCctacacaggacaggacagcaTAGTAGTAA GTTCATGCTGGTCCTGGCCAGTAACCAACCCGAGCAGTTTGATTGGGCCATCAATGACCGCATTGACGAGATGGTCTGCTTTGCACTGCCACAGCGGGAGGAGCGAGAGCGCCTGGTGAGAATGTATTTTGACAAGTATGTCCTTAAGCCGGCCACAGAAGGAAAGCA ACGCTTGAAGGTGGCCCAGTTTGACTACGGAAAGAAATGCTCAGAGGTGGCCCAGCTGACGGAGGGGATGTCAGGCCGGGAGATTGCTCAGCTTGCTGTGGCATGGCAG GCCATGGCATATGCCTCTGAGAATGGGGTCCTCACGGAGGCCATGATGGATGCCCGAGTCGAGGATGCTGTTCAGCAGCACCAGCAGAAGATGCAGTGGCTTAAAGTAGAGAGACCCAATCCCGAGGCCAGCGAGCCACCATGTCCTTGA
- the LOC100772005 gene encoding ATPase family AAA domain-containing protein 3 isoform X2, translated as MSWLFGINKGPKGEGTGPPLPLPPAQPGAEGGGDRGAGDRQSPKDKWSNFDPTGLERAAKAARELEHSRHAKEALSLAQMQEQTLQLEQQSKLKEYEAAVEQLKSEQIRVQAEERRKTLSEETRQHQARAQYQDKLARQRYEDQLKQQQLLNEENLRKQEESVQKQEAIRRATVEREMELRHKNEMLRVEAEARARAKADRENADIIREQIRLKAAEHRQTILESIRTAGTLFGEGFRAFVTDWDKVTATVAGLTLLAVGVYSAKNATAVAGRYIEARLGKPSLVRETSRISVLEALRHPIQVSRRLVSRPQDALEGVILSPSLEARVRDIAIATRNTKKNKSLYRNVLMYGPPGTGKTLFAKKLALHSGMDYAIMTGGDVAPMGREGVTAMHKVFDWASTSRRGLLLFVDEADAFLRKRATEKISEDLRATLNAFLHRTGQHSSKFMLVLASNQPEQFDWAINDRIDEMVCFALPQREERERLNHGSPGPLGNFSSRRLKVAQFDYGKKCSEVAQLTEGMSGREIAQLAVAWQAMAYASENGVLTEAMMDARVEDAVQQHQQKMQWLKVERPNPEASEPPCP; from the exons ATGTCATGGCTCTTTGGCATTAACAAGGGCCCCAAGGGCGAAGGCACGGGGCCTCCGCTGCCCTTGCCGCCCGCGCAGCCTGGGGCGGAGGGTGGAGGCGACCGTGGTGCTGGAGACCGGCAATCGCCCAAGGACAAATGGAGCAACTTTGACCCGACAGGCCTGGAGCGTGCAGCCAAAGCGGCCCGCGAGTTGGAGCACTCGC GCCATGCCAAGGAGGCGCTGAGCCTTGCGCAGATGCAGGAGCAGACACTGCAGTTGGAACAACAGTCTAAACTCAAG GAATATGAAGCTGCTGTAGAGCAACTAAAGAGTGAACAAATCCGTGTGCAAGCTGAGGAAAGACGGAAAACCCTGAGTGAAGAGACCCGGCAGCACCAGGCT AGGGCCCAGTACCAAGATAAGCTAGCTCGACAGCGCTATGAGGACCAGCTGAAACAGCAG CAACTTCTAAATGAAGAGAATTTAAGGAAACAAGAGGAATCTGTGCAGAAGCAAGAGGCCATCCGTCGAG CCACTGTGGAGCGAGAGATGGAGCTGCGGCATAAGAATGAGATGTTACGGGTAGAAGCTGAGGCCCGAGCCCGGGCCAAGGCTGACAGAGAGAATGCAGACATCATCCGGGAACAGATTCGCCTCAAGGCTGCTGAGCACCGCCAGACCATCTTGGAGTCTATCAG GACAGCTGGCACCTTGTTTGGTGAAGGATTCCGTGCTTTTGTGACAGACTGGGACAAAGTGACAGCCACG GTGGCTGGATTGACCCTACTGGCTGTTGGAGTCTATTCTGCCAAGAATGCTACTGCTGTTGCTGGTCGGTATATTGAGGCCCGCTTGGGAAAGCCATCCCTGGTGAGGGAGACTTCCCGCATCTCCGTGCTGGAGGCACTGAGGCATCCCATCCAG GTCAGCAGGCGACTGGTCAGCCGACCCCAGGATGCACTGGAGGGTGTCATCCTCAGT CCTAGCCTGGAGGCACGGGTTCGAGATATTGCGATCGCAACAAGAAATACCAAGAAGAACAAAAGCCTGTATAGAAACGTCCTGATGTATGGACCACCAGGAACTGGGAAGACACTGTTTGCCAAG AAACTCGCACTGCATTCAGGCATGGACTACGCCATCATGACAGGCGGGGACGTGGCCCCCATGGGGCGGGAGGGTGTGACCGCCATGCACAAGGTCTTCGACTGGGCAAGCACCAGCCGACGAGG GCTCCTGCTCTTTGTGGATGAAGCAGATGCCTTCCTCAGGAAGCGAGCAACT GAAAAGATCAGTGAAGACCTCAGGGCTACTCTGAATGCATTCctacacaggacaggacagcaTAGTAGTAA GTTCATGCTGGTCCTGGCCAGTAACCAACCCGAGCAGTTTGATTGGGCCATCAATGACCGCATTGACGAGATGGTCTGCTTTGCACTGCCACAGCGGGAGGAGCGAGAGCGCCTG AACCATGGCAGTCCAGGCCCACTTGGGAACTTTTCCTCCAGACGCTTGAAGGTGGCCCAGTTTGACTACGGAAAGAAATGCTCAGAGGTGGCCCAGCTGACGGAGGGGATGTCAGGCCGGGAGATTGCTCAGCTTGCTGTGGCATGGCAG GCCATGGCATATGCCTCTGAGAATGGGGTCCTCACGGAGGCCATGATGGATGCCCGAGTCGAGGATGCTGTTCAGCAGCACCAGCAGAAGATGCAGTGGCTTAAAGTAGAGAGACCCAATCCCGAGGCCAGCGAGCCACCATGTCCTTGA
- the Tmem240 gene encoding transmembrane protein 240 isoform X2 yields the protein MSMSANTMIFMILGASIVMAIACLMDMNALLDRFHNYILPHLRGEDRVCHCNCGRHHIHYVIPYDGDQSVVDASENYFVTDNVTKQEIDLMLGLLLGFCISWFLVWMDGVLHCAVRAWRAGRRYDGSWTWLPKLCSLRELGRRPHRPFEEPTGNMVHVKQKLYHNGHPSPRHL from the exons ATGTCCATGAGTGCGAACACCATGATCTTCATGATTCTGGGGGCGTCGATCGTGATG GCCATCGCGTGCTTGATGGACATGAACGCGCTGCTGGACCGATTCCATAACTACATCCTCCCGCACCTGCGGGGCGAGGACCGCGTCTGCCACTGCAACTGTGGCCG GCACCACATCCACTACGTGATCCCATACGACGGGGACCAGTCGGTGGTGGACGCATCTGAGAACTACTTTGTGACAGACAATGTGACCAAGCAGGAGATCGACCTTATGCTGGGGCTGCTTCTGGGCTTCTGCATCAGCTGGTTCCTGGTGTGGATGGATGGTGTCCTGCACTGTGCTGTGCGCGCCTGGAGGGCTGGTCGGCGCTATG ATGGCTCGTGGACCTGGCTGCCCAAGCTGTGCAGCCTGCGGGAGCTGGGGCGGCGGCCGCACAGGCCCTTCGAGGAGCCCACAGGGAACATGGTGCACGTGAAGCAGAAGCTCTACCACAACGGCCACCCCAGCCCACGGCACCTGTGA